The following proteins come from a genomic window of Solwaraspora sp. WMMA2065:
- a CDS encoding DUF427 domain-containing protein has product MNGPDSGDETSHAGPAPGRRGAVRVEPGQKRVRVYLHGEVVADTTAPLLVWEKPYYPTYYLPAVDVRAALVATGATERSPSRGTAEILDVVTGDGRTAAGAARRYPDSPLPQLRDAVRLDWAAMDDWLEEDELVYTHPRDPYTRVDILASSRRVRVELDGVTLADSGSPRILFETGLPPRYYLPLTDLRRDLLMPSQTRTHCPYKGTAEYWSVRLGERTYDDLVWIYRAPLPESQKIAGLACFYSEKVDLYVDGVAQQRPRTQFS; this is encoded by the coding sequence GTGAACGGACCCGACAGCGGAGACGAGACGTCCCACGCCGGCCCGGCCCCGGGCCGGCGTGGCGCGGTCCGGGTGGAACCGGGCCAGAAACGGGTCCGGGTGTACCTGCACGGCGAGGTGGTGGCCGACACGACCGCCCCGCTGCTGGTCTGGGAGAAGCCCTACTATCCGACCTACTACCTGCCGGCGGTGGATGTCCGCGCGGCACTCGTCGCGACCGGCGCCACAGAGCGGTCGCCGAGCCGGGGCACCGCCGAGATCCTCGACGTGGTCACCGGGGACGGCCGGACCGCCGCCGGAGCCGCCCGCCGCTACCCCGACTCACCGTTGCCGCAGCTACGCGACGCGGTACGGCTGGACTGGGCGGCGATGGACGACTGGCTGGAGGAGGATGAGCTGGTCTACACGCACCCGCGTGATCCGTACACCCGGGTAGACATTCTGGCCAGCAGCCGGCGGGTGCGGGTGGAGCTGGACGGGGTGACGCTGGCCGATTCCGGCTCGCCCCGGATCCTGTTCGAGACCGGGCTGCCGCCGCGCTACTACCTGCCCCTGACCGACCTGCGGCGGGACCTGCTGATGCCGTCGCAGACCCGCACCCACTGCCCGTACAAGGGTACCGCCGAGTACTGGTCGGTGCGGCTCGGCGAGCGGACGTACGACGACCTGGTCTGGATCTACCGCGCGCCGCTGCCGGAGAGCCAGAAGATCGCCGGTCTGGCCTGCTTCTACAGCGAAAAGGTCGACCTGTACGTCGACGGCGTCGCCCAGCAACGGCCGCGTACGCAGTTCAGCTGA
- a CDS encoding NTP transferase domain-containing protein — protein sequence MTGFAAVVLAGGAARRMGGVDKPDVPVGGVAMRDRVLAAVAGADPRVVVGPLADPPPGVLAVREEPPGAGPVAATAAGLAALPAPAAFAEPTGLVAEPASLVALLAGDLPLLTADAVDRLTRTVRAGGVDGALYVDTTGRRQLLCGVWRTDRLRAAVARLAAQRDGGLVGASMRALLGSLSVAEVTWPGVGAAPWFDCDTDQDVRQAREWVR from the coding sequence GTGACCGGATTCGCGGCGGTGGTGCTGGCCGGTGGTGCGGCCCGACGGATGGGCGGCGTCGACAAACCGGACGTACCGGTCGGTGGGGTGGCCATGCGGGACCGGGTGCTGGCCGCCGTCGCGGGCGCCGACCCGCGCGTCGTCGTCGGCCCGCTGGCCGACCCGCCGCCGGGTGTCCTGGCGGTACGCGAGGAGCCGCCCGGGGCCGGTCCGGTCGCCGCCACCGCCGCCGGCCTCGCCGCGCTCCCCGCCCCGGCCGCGTTCGCCGAGCCGACCGGTCTGGTCGCCGAGCCGGCCAGTCTGGTCGCGCTGCTCGCCGGCGACCTGCCGCTGCTCACCGCCGACGCGGTGGACCGGCTGACGCGGACCGTACGGGCGGGTGGTGTCGACGGGGCGCTCTACGTCGACACCACCGGCCGGCGGCAACTGCTCTGCGGTGTGTGGCGGACCGACCGGCTGCGTGCGGCGGTGGCCCGGCTCGCCGCACAGCGCGACGGCGGCCTCGTCGGGGCGTCGATGCGGGCGCTGCTCGGCAGCCTGTCCGTCGCCGAGGTGACCTGGCCCGGCGTCGGCGCGGCACCGTGGTTCGATTGCGACACCGACCAGGACGTCCGGCAGGCACGGGAGTGGGTCCGATGA
- a CDS encoding DUF6457 domain-containing protein produces MSDTMTSWVASAAAELGLDPGEVPVPVVLDLARDVAHNVLRPGAPVTAYLLGLAVGRGADPVEAGARLAALARAYGDGEEVGPAPGEVRPAPGG; encoded by the coding sequence ATGAGCGACACGATGACGAGCTGGGTGGCGTCGGCGGCCGCCGAACTCGGGCTCGACCCCGGCGAGGTGCCGGTGCCGGTGGTGCTGGACCTGGCCCGCGACGTGGCGCACAACGTGCTGCGACCGGGTGCGCCGGTCACCGCGTACCTGTTGGGGTTGGCCGTCGGCCGTGGCGCCGATCCGGTCGAGGCCGGTGCCCGGCTGGCCGCCCTGGCCCGTGCCTACGGTGACGGCGAGGAGGTCGGGCCGGCCCCGGGCGAGGTCAGGCCGGCTCCAGGCGGATGA
- a CDS encoding FdhF/YdeP family oxidoreductase — protein MARSAPRDDAGDRDLRVDRPATSAAGLPGVTHALRAGVAQMGVRRTALTLARVNQPGGFDCPGCAWPEPAAQRRAHAEFCENGAKAVAEEATLRRVTPEFFAEHPISELATRSDHWLGQQGRLTHPVIRRPGADHYTPISWDDAFRLIADELRALDSPDRAVYYTSGRTSNEAAFLYQLFARSLGTNNLPDCSNMCHESSGMALLSTIGIGKGSVTLDDLHRAKLIVVVGQNPGTNHPRMLSALERAKRDGATIVAVNPLPEAGLMRFRNPQRPGGLVGAGTPLADHFLQIRIGGDLALFQAIGALLVADDAVDTDFVDTHTSGYAEYHAARAGLDWSAVTAATGLDRAQVVEVAKLFAASDATIVCWAMGLTQRQDSVDAIREIVNVQLLRGMIGKPGAGLCPVRGHSNVQGDRTMGIWHEPPAWLPALGRRLGVPMPTSTGLDTVGAIRAMRDGEVSVFMALGGNFAAASPDTDVTVAALASCALTVHVSTKLNRSHTVPGATSLILPCLGRTERDRQAAGDQFVTVEDSMSAVHASRGRLAPASDQLLSEVAIVARLARATLPDSPVPWEAYQGDYRAIRATIADVVPGFADFERRVAEPDGFVLPHPPRDRRTFATASGKAAFTVSPLTVIEVPPGRLLLQTMRSHDQYNTTIYGLDDRYRGIRGGRRVVFVHPDDLTALGFTDGDQVDLVSEWSDQVERRASAFRVVSYPTARGCAAAYFPEANVLVPLDSTAAGSNTPTSKQIVIRLEPA, from the coding sequence ATGGCACGTTCCGCCCCCCGAGACGACGCCGGCGACCGCGACCTGCGGGTCGACCGGCCGGCGACCAGCGCGGCCGGACTGCCGGGCGTCACCCATGCGCTGCGCGCCGGCGTCGCCCAGATGGGTGTACGGCGTACCGCGCTCACCCTTGCGCGGGTCAACCAGCCGGGCGGCTTCGACTGCCCCGGCTGCGCCTGGCCGGAGCCGGCCGCGCAGCGCCGCGCGCACGCCGAGTTCTGCGAGAACGGTGCCAAGGCGGTCGCCGAGGAGGCGACCCTGCGCCGGGTCACCCCGGAGTTCTTCGCTGAGCACCCGATCAGCGAGCTGGCCACCCGCTCCGACCACTGGCTCGGCCAGCAGGGCCGGCTCACCCACCCGGTGATCCGCCGACCGGGTGCCGACCACTACACCCCGATCAGCTGGGACGACGCGTTCCGGCTGATCGCCGACGAACTGCGGGCCCTGGACTCCCCGGACCGGGCCGTGTACTACACCTCCGGCCGCACCTCCAACGAGGCCGCGTTCCTCTACCAGCTGTTCGCCCGGTCGCTGGGCACCAACAACCTGCCGGACTGCTCCAACATGTGCCACGAATCGTCCGGCATGGCGCTGCTCAGCACCATCGGCATCGGCAAGGGCTCGGTGACCCTGGACGACCTGCACCGGGCGAAACTGATCGTCGTCGTCGGGCAGAACCCGGGCACCAACCACCCCCGGATGCTCTCCGCGCTGGAGCGGGCCAAGCGGGACGGTGCCACCATCGTCGCCGTCAACCCGTTGCCCGAAGCCGGGCTGATGCGGTTCCGCAACCCGCAACGCCCCGGCGGCCTGGTCGGGGCCGGCACCCCGCTGGCCGACCACTTCCTGCAGATCCGCATCGGCGGCGACCTGGCGCTTTTCCAGGCGATCGGCGCGCTGCTGGTCGCCGACGACGCGGTCGACACCGACTTCGTCGACACCCACACCAGCGGGTACGCCGAGTACCACGCCGCCCGCGCCGGGCTCGACTGGTCGGCGGTGACCGCCGCCACCGGGCTGGACCGGGCCCAGGTCGTCGAGGTGGCGAAGCTGTTCGCCGCCTCCGACGCGACCATCGTCTGCTGGGCGATGGGGCTGACCCAGCGGCAGGACTCCGTCGACGCGATCCGCGAGATCGTCAACGTGCAACTGCTGCGCGGCATGATCGGCAAGCCGGGGGCCGGCCTCTGCCCGGTGCGCGGACACTCCAACGTGCAGGGCGACCGCACAATGGGTATCTGGCACGAGCCGCCGGCCTGGCTGCCAGCGCTCGGCCGGCGACTCGGCGTACCGATGCCGACCTCGACCGGGCTGGACACGGTCGGCGCGATCCGGGCGATGCGCGACGGCGAGGTAAGCGTCTTCATGGCCCTCGGCGGCAACTTCGCCGCCGCCAGCCCGGACACCGACGTGACGGTCGCCGCCCTGGCGTCGTGCGCGTTGACCGTGCACGTGTCGACCAAACTGAACCGCTCGCACACGGTGCCCGGCGCGACCTCGCTGATCCTGCCCTGCCTGGGCCGCACCGAACGGGACCGGCAGGCCGCCGGCGACCAGTTCGTCACCGTCGAGGACTCGATGTCGGCGGTGCACGCCTCCCGGGGCCGGCTCGCCCCCGCCTCCGACCAACTGCTCTCCGAGGTGGCGATCGTCGCCCGGCTGGCCCGCGCCACACTGCCCGACTCGCCGGTGCCGTGGGAGGCGTACCAGGGCGACTACCGGGCAATCCGGGCGACCATCGCCGACGTCGTACCGGGCTTCGCCGACTTCGAACGCCGGGTCGCCGAGCCGGACGGATTCGTGCTGCCGCATCCGCCCCGGGACCGGCGGACCTTCGCCACCGCGTCCGGCAAGGCCGCGTTCACGGTCAGCCCGTTGACCGTGATCGAGGTGCCGCCGGGCCGGCTGCTGCTGCAGACCATGCGCAGCCACGACCAGTACAACACCACGATCTACGGGCTCGACGACCGCTACCGCGGCATCCGGGGCGGGCGCCGGGTGGTCTTCGTCCACCCGGACGATCTGACCGCGCTCGGCTTCACCGACGGCGACCAGGTCGACCTGGTGTCGGAGTGGTCGGATCAGGTCGAGCGCCGGGCGAGCGCCTTCCGGGTGGTGAGTTACCCGACAGCGCGCGGCTGCGCGGCCGCGTACTTCCCGGAAGCGAACGTGCTGGTGCCGCTGGACTCCACCGCCGCCGGGTCGAACACCCCGACGTCCAAGCAGATCGTCATCCGCCTGGAGCCGGCCTGA
- a CDS encoding Lrp/AsnC family transcriptional regulator, which produces MHIDAVDQRIIASLVADARSSYADIGARVSLSAPAVKRRVDRLRAAGVIRGFTAVVDPSAVGWTTEAFIELFCTGRTTPAQIAAATRQHPEVVGAYTVSGEADALVHLRAADIAHLEQALERLRAESFVTATKSMIVLSRLVDAPPPVAVPDPPA; this is translated from the coding sequence TTGCATATCGACGCCGTGGACCAGCGAATCATTGCGTCGCTGGTGGCCGATGCCCGTTCGTCCTACGCGGACATCGGTGCCCGGGTGTCGCTATCCGCCCCGGCGGTCAAACGTCGGGTCGACCGGCTGCGGGCGGCCGGGGTGATCCGTGGCTTCACCGCCGTCGTCGACCCGTCCGCCGTCGGCTGGACAACCGAGGCGTTCATCGAACTGTTCTGTACCGGGCGGACCACACCGGCCCAGATCGCGGCGGCCACCCGCCAGCACCCGGAGGTGGTCGGGGCGTACACGGTCAGCGGCGAGGCAGACGCCCTGGTGCACCTGCGGGCAGCCGACATCGCGCACCTGGAGCAGGCCCTCGAACGGCTGCGGGCCGAGTCGTTCGTCACCGCCACGAAGAGCATGATCGTGCTCTCCCGGCTGGTCGACGCACCGCCGCCGGTCGCCGTCCCCGACCCACCGGCCTGA
- the ddaH gene encoding dimethylargininase gives MTDVRAAAGQPRTYLMCPPEHFAVEYAINPWMNPQLPVDTELAVKQWEGLRETLTGIGHQVRLLPARADLPDMVYAANGAFSVDRLVFGARFTYPQRAAEAIAHRDFYEELGWRYVRPTETNEGEGDFTYLPGAYGGTILAGYGFRTDPDAHRRLQETLSRPVVSLRLVDPHFYHLDTALAALDDETVAYYPQAFSPASQRVLRQLFPGAVIADRSDALAFGLNLISDGRYVVVNSEATRMAGKLAAAGYQPLLVEFTELHKGGGSVKCCVAELRG, from the coding sequence GTGACCGATGTGCGCGCTGCCGCCGGGCAGCCCCGGACCTACCTGATGTGTCCGCCGGAGCACTTCGCCGTCGAGTACGCAATCAATCCGTGGATGAACCCTCAGTTGCCGGTGGACACCGAACTCGCCGTCAAACAATGGGAAGGGCTACGCGAGACGCTGACCGGCATCGGGCACCAGGTTCGGCTGCTGCCGGCCCGCGCCGACCTGCCCGACATGGTGTACGCCGCCAACGGCGCCTTCTCGGTCGACCGCCTTGTATTCGGGGCCCGGTTCACCTACCCGCAGCGGGCCGCGGAGGCCATCGCGCATCGGGATTTCTACGAGGAGCTCGGCTGGCGGTACGTGCGGCCCACCGAGACCAACGAGGGCGAAGGCGACTTCACCTACCTGCCGGGAGCGTACGGTGGCACGATCCTCGCCGGCTACGGATTCCGTACCGACCCGGACGCGCACCGCCGGCTCCAGGAGACGCTGAGCCGGCCGGTTGTGTCGTTACGTCTGGTCGACCCGCACTTCTACCACCTGGACACCGCGCTGGCCGCCCTCGACGACGAGACCGTCGCCTACTACCCGCAGGCCTTCTCCCCCGCGTCGCAGCGGGTGCTCCGGCAGTTGTTCCCCGGCGCGGTGATCGCCGACCGGTCCGACGCGCTGGCCTTCGGGCTGAACTTGATCAGCGACGGCCGGTATGTGGTGGTCAACAGCGAGGCGACCAGGATGGCCGGCAAGCTGGCCGCCGCCGGCTACCAGCCGCTGCTGGTCGAGTTCACCGAGCTGCACAAGGGCGGCGGCAGCGTGAAGTGCTGCGTCGCCGAGCTGCGCGGCTGA
- a CDS encoding ABC transporter substrate-binding protein: protein MPHIDRRQALKLLAALGATGLASACSVGTGDDSSEDDGPVSDRPVRIGLIVPQTGGYKPIGDEMLNGFQLYLDTNQQRLGGRPVDLVIADEGETPESGLAAVDSLLQQQVLALTGVANSAVMLAIRDAVEESRVPLIGSNASPRSLQSVVYIWRTSYVADEPGLALGGYLAREVSANGEVAIVAADQPAGRDVVQGFREGFGASDERISGAVIWANATPNPGRDTFTEPIQEVIFRDPEAVYCHFTGSAAVEFIRQLRDAGFEGPIYGPGFLTEGNVIDQLGEEASGIVTALNYSADLDNSANLQFATGYRKRYGASPTTYAMSSYDAAQVLDKAIRSAGSGVTSQELNLALGRVGQIDSPRGLWQFNQPRTPQQKWYLREVLRDGPVLSNVLITELATLG from the coding sequence GTGCCTCACATCGACCGCCGGCAAGCCCTGAAGCTGCTGGCCGCGCTCGGCGCCACCGGGCTGGCCAGCGCCTGCAGCGTCGGTACGGGTGACGACTCGAGCGAAGACGACGGCCCGGTCAGCGACCGGCCGGTACGCATCGGGCTGATCGTCCCGCAGACCGGCGGTTACAAGCCGATCGGCGACGAGATGCTCAACGGCTTCCAGCTCTACCTGGACACCAACCAGCAGCGGCTGGGGGGCCGCCCGGTCGACCTGGTGATCGCCGACGAGGGGGAGACCCCCGAGTCCGGGCTGGCGGCGGTCGACTCGCTGCTCCAGCAGCAGGTGCTGGCGCTCACCGGGGTGGCCAACTCGGCGGTGATGCTCGCCATCCGGGACGCCGTGGAAGAGTCCCGGGTGCCGTTGATCGGCTCGAACGCCTCGCCCCGCAGCTTGCAGAGCGTCGTCTACATCTGGCGTACCTCGTACGTCGCCGACGAGCCTGGCCTCGCCCTCGGCGGCTACCTGGCCCGAGAGGTGTCCGCCAACGGCGAGGTGGCGATTGTCGCCGCCGACCAGCCGGCCGGCCGCGACGTGGTGCAGGGGTTCCGGGAAGGCTTCGGCGCCAGCGACGAGCGGATCTCCGGGGCGGTCATCTGGGCCAACGCCACCCCTAATCCGGGTCGGGACACCTTCACCGAGCCGATCCAGGAGGTGATCTTCCGGGATCCGGAGGCGGTCTACTGCCACTTCACCGGCTCGGCGGCGGTCGAGTTCATCCGGCAACTGCGCGACGCCGGCTTCGAAGGTCCGATCTACGGCCCGGGCTTCCTCACCGAGGGCAACGTCATCGACCAGTTGGGCGAGGAGGCGAGTGGCATCGTCACCGCCCTCAACTACTCGGCTGACCTGGACAATTCGGCCAACCTGCAGTTCGCTACCGGCTACCGCAAGCGGTACGGGGCATCGCCGACCACGTACGCGATGTCGTCCTACGACGCGGCCCAGGTGCTGGACAAGGCGATCCGATCCGCCGGATCGGGGGTCACCTCCCAGGAGTTGAACCTGGCGCTCGGCCGGGTGGGACAGATCGACAGCCCGCGCGGGCTGTGGCAGTTCAACCAGCCGCGTACGCCGCAGCAGAAGTGGTACCTGCGTGAGGTGCTGCGCGACGGTCCGGTGCTGTCGAACGTGCTGATCACCGAGCTCGCCACGCTCGGCTGA
- a CDS encoding bacterial proteasome activator family protein, with translation MTETSGSPEETNESGPAAGRPGAVVVVGPDGRPVGTVNVGGAGAAGAPGDASGATGAGDEPVDPEDPSQLIEQPAKVMRIGSMIKQLLEEVRAAPLDEASRQRLREIHRRSITELEDGLAPELREELARISLPFEDGATPSESELRVAQAQLVGWLEGLFHGIQAALMAQQMAARLQLEQMRSGGRPALPVGPGGMIPGMPGQPGQAGQPGEGGGTRTGQYL, from the coding sequence ATGACCGAGACGTCAGGCTCCCCGGAAGAGACCAACGAGTCCGGCCCGGCGGCTGGCCGGCCCGGCGCGGTGGTGGTGGTCGGCCCGGACGGACGACCGGTCGGCACGGTGAACGTCGGCGGTGCCGGTGCCGCAGGTGCCCCCGGTGACGCCAGCGGGGCCACCGGTGCCGGCGACGAGCCGGTCGACCCGGAAGACCCGTCGCAGCTGATCGAGCAGCCGGCCAAGGTGATGCGGATCGGCAGCATGATCAAACAGTTGCTGGAGGAGGTCCGCGCCGCCCCGCTCGACGAGGCGAGCCGGCAGCGGCTGCGCGAGATCCACCGGCGTTCCATCACCGAGCTGGAGGACGGCCTGGCACCGGAGCTGCGTGAGGAGCTGGCCCGGATCTCGCTGCCGTTCGAGGACGGCGCCACCCCGAGCGAGAGTGAACTGCGGGTCGCCCAGGCCCAGTTGGTCGGCTGGCTGGAAGGGCTGTTCCACGGCATCCAGGCGGCGCTGATGGCCCAGCAGATGGCGGCGCGGCTGCAGCTGGAGCAGATGCGTTCCGGCGGGCGTCCGGCGCTGCCGGTCGGCCCGGGCGGGATGATCCCCGGCATGCCGGGGCAGCCGGGCCAGGCCGGTCAGCCGGGCGAGGGCGGCGGCACCCGCACCGGCCAGTACCTCTGA
- a CDS encoding HAD family hydrolase → MEVHPRLVATDLDGTLLRPDKSLSARTAAALDEFQLRGGRVVLVTGRPVRWLPAVYEQLRAPVPAVCANGAVVYEPRTDTVLRADPLAPEIMAEVARRLRAEVPDVVFAVEVEDGRLMRHGTDWPAHWNSDHPTARQVTDSTRLLAAPAVKLLARSSHDDPEVFVRIVAGALAGLAEATHSSKSGLVEISAAGVTKAAGLAWLCARWQIGAADVVAFGDMPNDVPMLTWAGQAVAVANAHPAVQEVADAVTASNSDDGVAAYLEQLLAQSQRYWPVRVPPPSPG, encoded by the coding sequence ATGGAAGTGCATCCACGTCTGGTCGCCACCGACCTCGACGGGACACTGCTGCGGCCCGATAAGTCGCTCAGTGCCCGGACCGCGGCTGCGCTCGACGAGTTCCAGCTGCGCGGCGGGCGGGTGGTGCTGGTCACCGGTCGGCCGGTGCGCTGGCTGCCGGCCGTGTACGAACAGTTGCGGGCCCCGGTGCCGGCGGTCTGCGCGAACGGTGCCGTGGTCTACGAGCCGCGTACCGACACCGTGCTGCGCGCCGACCCGCTCGCCCCGGAGATCATGGCCGAGGTCGCCCGGCGACTGCGCGCCGAAGTCCCGGATGTGGTCTTCGCCGTCGAGGTGGAGGATGGCCGGTTGATGCGGCACGGCACCGACTGGCCGGCGCACTGGAACAGCGATCACCCCACCGCCCGGCAGGTCACCGACTCGACGCGGCTGCTCGCCGCGCCGGCGGTGAAACTGCTGGCCCGCAGCAGCCACGATGACCCGGAAGTGTTCGTCCGGATCGTCGCCGGAGCGCTCGCCGGGCTGGCCGAGGCCACCCACTCGTCGAAGTCCGGGTTGGTGGAGATCTCAGCTGCCGGGGTCACCAAGGCGGCCGGGCTGGCCTGGCTCTGCGCCCGTTGGCAGATCGGTGCCGCCGACGTGGTCGCCTTCGGCGACATGCCGAACGACGTCCCGATGCTGACCTGGGCCGGGCAGGCGGTCGCGGTGGCGAACGCCCACCCGGCGGTGCAGGAGGTCGCCGACGCGGTGACGGCGTCAAACTCCGACGACGGGGTAGCCGCGTACCTTGAGCAGTTGCTGGCGCAGAGTCAGAGGTACTGGCCGGTGCGGGTGCCGCCGCCCTCGCCCGGCTGA
- a CDS encoding lysylphosphatidylglycerol synthase domain-containing protein, with translation MHPPASHRPSLLRRALQVAVVGAFAGFIGWALASQWSQVRATATDLTVPSLLLATAGAIVALWCNFLSWRAILADFGSRIPLGAGMRVFFVGQLGKYLPGKLWPMLTQARLGRTYQVPGRSSAAAALLVMAVSLGTGLLLTVCLLPLVSPAAFDRYWWALLALPLAAAGLWPPLLNRGLAIAMRLARREPMPRPLSLSGIGQSVLWSVLAWLAYGGHIWALLRGLGAADGPHLVFLSIAAFAGSWAIGFLLIVAPAGAGPREAALVVILSVSVSQPIALVAAVVSRLLMIVVDVAAPAVAVLLANRFPGGEPRQPGLADRTDEVDSAHHSRSEPG, from the coding sequence GTGCATCCGCCGGCGTCGCACCGTCCCAGTCTGCTGAGACGAGCGCTGCAGGTCGCCGTGGTCGGTGCCTTCGCCGGATTCATCGGCTGGGCCCTCGCCAGCCAATGGTCGCAGGTCCGAGCCACCGCTACGGACCTGACCGTCCCCAGTCTGCTCCTGGCCACCGCCGGGGCCATCGTCGCGCTGTGGTGCAACTTCCTGAGCTGGCGGGCGATCCTCGCCGACTTCGGTAGCCGGATACCACTCGGTGCCGGCATGCGGGTCTTCTTTGTCGGACAGCTCGGCAAGTACCTGCCCGGCAAGCTGTGGCCGATGCTCACCCAGGCCCGGCTGGGCCGGACCTACCAGGTTCCCGGTCGATCCTCCGCAGCAGCGGCGCTGCTGGTCATGGCAGTCTCGCTCGGCACCGGCCTGCTCCTTACGGTGTGTCTGTTGCCGCTGGTGAGCCCGGCGGCCTTCGATCGCTACTGGTGGGCGTTGCTGGCCCTGCCGCTGGCCGCAGCGGGGCTCTGGCCTCCGTTGCTCAACCGGGGTCTGGCGATCGCCATGCGCCTGGCCCGCCGCGAGCCGATGCCGCGGCCGCTGTCGCTGAGCGGGATCGGCCAGTCGGTGCTCTGGTCGGTACTGGCCTGGCTGGCGTACGGCGGGCACATCTGGGCGCTGCTGCGGGGTCTCGGCGCAGCGGACGGCCCCCACCTGGTGTTCCTGTCGATCGCCGCGTTCGCCGGCTCCTGGGCGATCGGATTCCTGCTGATCGTCGCGCCGGCCGGGGCCGGACCTCGGGAGGCCGCGCTGGTGGTCATCCTCAGCGTGAGCGTGAGCCAGCCGATCGCTCTGGTCGCGGCCGTGGTGTCCCGGCTGTTGATGATCGTGGTCGATGTAGCCGCACCGGCGGTGGCGGTGCTGTTGGCCAACCGGTTCCCCGGCGGCGAACCTCGTCAGCCGGGCCTGGCTGACCGGACCGACGAGGTGGACAGCGCTCACCACAGCCGATCCGAACCTGGTTAG
- a CDS encoding glycosyltransferase yields the protein MRWLVFGTYEAQRHPRVAVLIEGLRAAGDAVIELNAPLGLDTAGRVAMLRQPWRLPLLAVKLARCWASLAWRARRFRRPGKVDAVLVGYLGHFDVRLARRLFPGTPIVLDHLVSAAGTARDRGLATGGGIKGRLMRAIDDGALGSADLVVVDTTEHAAALPPAAADKGVVALVGAGREWFAARRPDAAEVSGPLRAIFVGLYTPLHGTAVLGAALADLAADESVEVTMVGTGQEYAECRAAAAGNPRVTWIDWATPDELPALVAGHHVALGIFGTTDKALNVVPTKVFQGAAAGCAVLTSDTAPQRRVLGEAAILVPPGDSTAIAAELRSLAADRPALRRWQQAAGRRADESFQAAAVTEPVRQRAGSLTTADRVAGR from the coding sequence GTGCGCTGGCTGGTGTTCGGGACCTACGAAGCCCAACGTCATCCCCGCGTCGCCGTGCTAATCGAAGGTCTGCGAGCGGCCGGCGACGCCGTCATCGAGCTCAACGCCCCGCTGGGGCTGGACACCGCCGGGCGGGTCGCGATGCTGCGCCAACCCTGGCGGCTGCCGCTGCTCGCGGTCAAGCTGGCCCGTTGCTGGGCTTCGCTGGCCTGGCGGGCCCGCCGCTTCCGCCGGCCCGGGAAGGTCGACGCGGTTCTGGTCGGGTATCTGGGGCACTTCGACGTACGGCTGGCCCGCCGGTTGTTTCCCGGTACCCCGATCGTGCTGGACCATCTCGTCTCGGCCGCTGGAACGGCCCGTGACCGCGGTCTCGCCACCGGCGGTGGGATCAAGGGTCGGTTGATGCGTGCGATCGACGACGGCGCGCTCGGCAGCGCCGACCTCGTCGTGGTGGACACCACCGAGCACGCGGCTGCGCTGCCCCCTGCGGCAGCCGACAAGGGTGTGGTCGCGCTGGTCGGCGCCGGACGGGAGTGGTTCGCCGCCCGACGGCCGGATGCCGCTGAGGTGTCCGGCCCGCTGCGGGCCATCTTCGTCGGTCTGTACACCCCGCTGCACGGCACGGCGGTGCTCGGGGCAGCTCTGGCCGACCTCGCGGCGGACGAGTCGGTCGAGGTCACCATGGTCGGCACCGGCCAGGAGTACGCCGAGTGCCGCGCCGCCGCAGCCGGCAACCCTCGGGTTACCTGGATCGACTGGGCCACCCCCGACGAGCTTCCGGCCCTGGTGGCCGGGCACCATGTGGCGCTGGGCATCTTCGGCACCACCGACAAGGCCCTCAACGTCGTGCCGACCAAGGTCTTCCAAGGGGCCGCCGCCGGCTGCGCCGTACTGACCTCGGACACTGCGCCGCAGCGGCGGGTGCTCGGCGAAGCGGCCATCCTGGTGCCACCTGGCGATTCGACGGCGATCGCGGCCGAACTTCGGTCGTTGGCCGCGGACCGGCCTGCGCTGCGCCGATGGCAGCAGGCCGCCGGCCGCCGGGCCGACGAGAGCTTCCAGGCTGCCGCGGTGACCGAGCCGGTCCGGCAGCGTGCCGGCAGCCTCACGACGGCCGACAGGGTGGCGGGCCGATGA